The sequence below is a genomic window from Myxocyprinus asiaticus isolate MX2 ecotype Aquarium Trade chromosome 9, UBuf_Myxa_2, whole genome shotgun sequence.
ATATGAGGAAGCACAAGACTACATGAAAACCTTAATGAATATgacattcaaatgtgtttacaatGACTTCATACCTTATTCTataagtagaattcacacaagatcagtaaaagattgGTTTTAACCAATCGATGATGATTTGAAGtaaaatatatgcagtagataatgtgcaaTATGTCGTTtatattctgcattcatggcgttAATGCTACTGCTAAGATGCTAAACATGGTCATATATGCACCGGTTACCCTGGTagtgtattttatgatgaatttctGATGAATCCAGATTATGAAAAAggtttttatgcttgttttgtagAAAGACATTGATAtaactgcaaagatgagtgtatgaAAGGGTGGCAACTTTGCACGCCATTGTGTTTATATTGACTGACCTTGACTGAGTGAAGAGATTAACCACAAAAAGATGCTGATGGAGCTCCAGAACACACCCACCAAttacatggaccaatggcagtaagaacaTGTCAAACAGCCGGTACAAAGTTTCCCTGAAAATTCACACTGACAAGCTGTTTCGAACCACAGCAATGAAAtcaaaaacacattcattttggTCAAATTGGCAAACAGGTAAACAACCCAAAGAGACAGGTTGTCACTTTAGGCTAAATTATTGGAAATTTCTGTTCTGGAAATTACAAGTGAAAAAAGCAGCAGTGAAAAAAATCCAAATCCATGATTGCACAGTGTCCCATATTAGCTGGAATGCCATGGAACCCTATTGTGCCGTATTTAAGTGTCGAAGCGCTCAACAAACCAGCCCCCAAAATGTCCCGTATTGAAGCACTCAGAATGCTCAAGCATCACGTAAGTACATGGCCAAAGGTGGGCAGCCCTATCCACgatgtaaaaaataatgtttgtagGGTTCAAAAGTAATAAGCAGAGATTTGAGTGGGCTACCCCAACATTGGGCCAAGCACTTTTAAGACCCTCCCCAATCAGCGTGCCAAATTACACAAGTTTTTGTCACATAGTTTTTATCACATTGTTCAATAGGCTGTCTTAGTTAGAAAAAGTCAAAGATCTCAGAACAACAACAATTGTGGATTATGCacccctaaaataaaaaataaaaaaaccctgattaattcattcattcacaggTGAGAAAGGAGACCGTGGTGACCGAGGAACTCCTGGGAAAGCCGGAGTTGACGGTCCCCCAGGATTCAGAGGTGTGACGGGGCCCAAAGGCAGTAAAGGGGAAAGCGGCGCCCCTGGAGACCCCTGCAAAATCCAGCAGTCGTTGTTCTCCGTGGGACGACGCAAAGCTCTACACAGCGCCGATTATTACCAGACCCTGGTCTTCGACACGGTCTTTGTGAATCTGGGCGAACACTTCAACATGTTTAAAGGGAAATTCTACTGTTTTGTAGCGGGAGTTTATTTCTTTAACATCAACATTCACACCTGGAACTTCAAGGAGACGTACCTGCACCTGATGCACAATGACCGCGCGCAGGTGATCCTGTACGCGCAACCCAGCGACCGCTCCATTATGCAGAGTCAGAGCGTCATGCTGCCGTTAGAACTCAACGACGAGGTGTGGGTGCGACTCTACAAACGCGAGCGGGACAACGCCATTTATAGCGACAATGCGGACATTTACATCACCTTCAATGGACACCTGGTGGCACCTAAAGTGTAGAAGGACAAATCACAGTCTTGAACAACAGCCTGTGAAGATTTGTGGAACACGTGTAATTGTAATCATTTGAGAACTCTGCTGGTGTACCTTCACCTCATTGGGAAGAAATGCTCATACATGTAACACGAAAAGCTCAGATTGTCCTTGAAAGGTTGTTTAAAGACATTTGacagtgttttatttgagctgctGAGCAGCCTGTAGATGAACAGTAAACAAAACTTTTACTCAAATGTTCTAGTAGATTATTCTAGTCAACTGGACGAGTTTCTCAGTCCCTTTATCATCTTCTAGAACATCCTGCACTGAATTGGACAGAACATTTACTTTCAACATCATTCAGAAAGAAAAACTCAATTTTGATAAAGTGACATTTaataagtaataaataaaaaaaataaaaaaaatgacctaataattaaatgagtgaaattaaccataaaaaaaaaaaaaggcttggtTTTCTTTTTGAAACCATAGCCTATActtatttagaaacatttctttgctgcttgcatttatttttttaaagtatatttttttctccaaCTCTGCTTATCGTTTTTCCATCAGAAGTGCTTGACTTGGGGTGAAAGGTTCATGGAAAGACGCAGTTTGCGTTTGATTTTCTCAGAAAAAATGTATGCCTTCAAACGTGAGTGTTGGACAGTTTgttatttgatatgagctctataatttagctttcataatttagtataggcatcggtaaatcacgttcagttgataccctgatagcacacgtgcgtctccgagatgtctgtttaagagcgtttcatctggaaagcatcgcattttaattaacatctgctaaacatcttaaaaagatctgatttacaaacattccaaatcataaacatctcaaacacatctgctgaatgtcttattgacatctgagaggaaacgtcaaatagatgtattgcagatgagcaaacaacctgaaaactatgtcttccagatgtgaaCACATATCAGATAGACGTCTGGGAGATGAACGTGTGCTGTCAGGGTAACGTacggtcaatgctaatgctgttaaatccataaataaacacatcgcgGGCAGCTGCGTACACAGTACAGTACAAAGGGGAAAAAAGAGTAAAACTTCTACACTCATATcagaccatttttattgacttcttgaactgtttgattcacaaaataGCGTCATATGACAGcaagtcctcactttctttgcGATGCTATTGTGCTTGCTAAATCAAGATTTTACGACGTGAATCCACTTAATTCATAAAAACAATTTCTTTACTGTTCCCCATAGATATCAacagcatttactagcgagtctggtgtCTACCTTACACGGCGTTTTCTTGGGATTGAACATGTACACGCCCcctatttacaaatgtttgtaaTTCACTAACATCCACACATAATCTGGGGAGTACAAAGCGTTTGTGAATCTGGCGGAAAGTTTTGGAAGATCCATTTTACACTTAAATTACTCCGAATTTACACATATAAATTTACgtaagtttcatgaatgaggcccaccgTACGAATAAAGCAGTGTTTTCATCCCATATGTTTAAGTGAACAAAATCTTCACGTGCGGGGAAATTGGCACAAAATATCAATGGAAACAGAAGTTGaagttttattaaatgtaatgaattacttaCAGACAAAACgctctgatgaacttcatgtttgctagcgttCAGCGGCAGAAGTGAAAgcgtgtcacacagttctgggaggaTATAATagacaatcattttaatgactGATTTTGACATtccagaataaccagagcaattTTTCAGATGCTATGCTAGGATATTGATGACAATCTGTAAGTGAATTTCCATGAGTGCCTCTTAGACCAAGATATGTTTTGTGTCTAAGTATCACAATTATCGAGAAAACAGTAAAACACCACGGCAAGTGAATTTAAAGTACAGTAGGTAAAGTATGGAATATATGAATAAACTGGCAGTCTGTATTTGAACTGAATGTTTTCTAGAATCACTGGTGGACGTCATCTATGGCAGctgctttgagtgatttagtgTTTGTCCTCTAAAGACTATCATTATCTCTGTCGATCTGGTCTCACAAATAGTTTACAGCTGTAATTTGACAAAATCCAGGTTTTAGTTTCCCTGTTTGTGTTTTATGGGACCTCAAGAGGAATTGTGTACATCTGTTTGATTCACTCTTAAACTCTAATCTAAAACTGAACAATTTCATGAAGTTGGGACACTTTGTGTTGTTGTATTCTTCATCAGGTGCGCTAAAtgaccacatactgtatattcaatgtTTCTTTGATGCTGTTTCCATTAACTGGTGCTatattgtatgtttacacagaagTGTGCACTATTTGCAGGGAAACATATATATTTCTTGtacttttcttgttttgttttttttatctatcttttaaagtttttgtttataatgtttacattaaatCCAGCAACAAGaccagtttgtcttgtttttagtCGTTGTTTTGTCCGTCGACTCAAATATCTTCTGTCTGCACAAACGGCTGTTAAAAATACACACAGAACACGTCAAACTgcccacaacacacacaacagaacgtTTTAAATCCATCTCTCCAGTACAGCTCCAAATTACAGACTAAAAAGCCACAGACTCTCCATCTGTCTGTGACTGGTGATTTTTGTGAACTGAAGAGGTGATTTCTCTCTCGCCAGAAATAACCTGCTCACATGTTTCTCTATTATTACCAACAATCACACAATTACAGACATGAACAACAGCGGTCCGTGTTACGCTTTACAATTCATTCTTCAGACCATaccaatccaaatgcaaaaacagaaaaacattttgaaaacagtGTGGGTTAGGGAAAGAACTGCTTATTACTGCATGGACATTGAGGAGTTTAAAAGGCTAGCAGGGGTCcaaactaattattattattaatgaagataataatatgttttaatgtATTAAGGCCTTTATACGGAGCATATACTTGTCATTTACCAGTTCCATTTCTCCTTGTATGATATTCACTGCCATATGGTGGCTGGCTAAGTGAAGAACTCccaattaagaaaatgatttgcaAGTAAATCCTTATATAGGTGTTAATACATTAGAATAGATCCATTCTAATACATTTATGTAGCATACATTTTAAGAATGATAGCGCAAAATTGGGGTCTCTTTAACGCAGTAGTGTTTGGCTGGACTGTTTGGCAGTTTTCTGATAATCTGATAATTTGACCCCTCTAATAGCAAATAAATTCCTAAAAAAGGCATTAATTTAGGGCCTGGgcatctcagtgagtattgacgatgaatatcacacctggagtcgtgagtttgaattcagggtgtgctgagtgactccagccaggtctcctaagcaaccaaattggcctggttgctagggagggtagagtcacatggggtaacttcctcgtggtcgtgattaggggttctcgctctcaatggggcatgtggtaagttgtgtgtggatcgcggagagtagcatgagcctccacatgctgtgagtctccgtggtgtcatgcgcaacgagtcacgtgataagatgcacggattgacggtctcagaagcggaggcaactgagacttgtcctccaccacccggattgaggtgagtaacagcgccaccacgaggacctactaagtagtgggaattgggcattccaaattggggagaaaaaatttaTAGATCAGTAAGAACAGAATAATGTAATTCGTTGGGAGTAAGAGTGAACAAAGAGGGCAACACTCACACAGCCACCAATGAGCAAAAGTTTCCTTCCAGTTAGAATTGAGTATCATACAAGGATAAATGGACCAGGAAAATTGCAAATAAACTCTGTATAAAGGCTTTAATGTGTTAAAGATTAATAACCCTTAATCAGTGGGGTCGCATGAATGGTTCGTCCACCCTGTTGATATTAGCCTTTTTCACACGAATCAGAAGCTACGTCACCGCAGGGCAAAGCTACATCCGGTACGGCTTTGCAGCTATTACTTTAGAATACATTTGCCTTGAATAATGCTTCTTACCTCTTCTATATGGTTAAATTTACAACGAGTCACAATATAATGTACACAGAAATTATTTATCATCTTTTCCCAACTGATTCAGCTACTCTTGAGTTTATATGGTTTCTTCACCAGCTCCAGTCTCATAGCATAAATGAGAATCCTCATGTCACCGTATCatgagaaatacattttaaaaagctttattttctcccagcacagatgcaaaaatacaaataaaatgtactgtCTCAATGGACCTcccaaaaatgttaaatgcagTAGAGCAATATAAATAATCAAACTAATGATACCAAGTCATCCTGTCAAATTTATTTACCTACTTTCATAAATTATACACAATGTACATTAACCTTACCATCCCAGTAAACAGAGCAGCAGAGAGTAATAAGGAACCATGcaataaacaatgcattttatACTGATTATAACAATATTAACGTGTGCAAAGTGGAGTAAGCACTACATCGGATATTACAACACGGATTTACATAGTAAGAACATTAGCTACATACACTTctcaaaaatgattaaaaacagtCCCACGAAAGGGATATTTTTCTGAACATTTCACAGCCATGGTTCCAATCTTTTATTTGTAGGGATAATAAAATGACTATcaaaaaaatatatcttattttaaaatttgaacCGTGTTGGTTTCGCTTCATTGTGTAAAATGTAATGAATATTATCCTGAATGACAAACATTAACTTTGCCACACTGAGTTTTATGATGATGTCAGGAGCATGTGAATGTTTATAAAAGTGTCCTTGGTGCGAGCGATCAGACGTGATTTTCCCAGCCCTGCttctagaggtctgcaacccgacccgggcccaaGAACCTGACCCGGGTTGCCGGGTtgaggtcagtttttcaagtaggacttcgggatCGGGTCAggattgtaattaatgaaaaaatacagaCACGTGCTAAAGGACGAGTTaggagccgttcacaccaaacttgTATTTGcgcacatctgttctgttttcccattggttttttttcctcccctttctccccaatttggaatgcccaattcccaagtcctcgtggtggcgtagtgactcgcctcaatctgggtggcggaggacgaatctcagttgcctccgcatctgagtccgtcaatccgcgcatcttatcacgtggcttgttgagcacgttaccgtggagacgtagctcgtgtggaggcttcacgctattctccgcggcatccatgcacaactcaccacgcaccccaccaagagcgagaaccacattatagcgaccacaaggaggttaccccatgtaactctaccctccttagcaaccgggccaatttggttgcttaggagccctggctggagtcactcagcatgccctgtatTCAAAcacatgactccaggtgtggtagtcagagtcaGTACTTGccgagatacccaggccccattaaaatgaatagttttatatatttccatagttttatgtTCGATCATGTCATtcgtaatgcttcatgggattgtagttcgtgccctcgtgaaagactaagtacacagacttgtacctttgactttttgtcagattttcaaatacttttttgtcttaaaatagtctgtaatgttgcgatttacctcggagctggttggtttggttcatgctttacaactctGTAATGGAGGGTTTTTTGAAAAGTctttgaaagaaagaaatgggggaaatacttctggaaccgagatgctgaaaaagtgggcagggcactgttgcgctctattgcaagacaaaaaaaattaaaaaagtaaaaattgatgatgtcaatttttttttttttttaaatgtctaaagTCACAATATAGAAAAATTTAAAttgaagaaaatgagagaaaggGACAATTATCCATTCTTGAATTaactggaaaacaataaaaaaattaaagtttcAAACCGTTTTTccatttttgcatttggattggtatggtctgaaaaatGAACTGTAAAGCATAACACGGACCCTAATTTGATGAAGGTTTGACTGTGATCTTTAAAAAAGCATCTTCATGAATTGTAGAGATGCAGACAAACAGATTAATTAAGTGGTGAAGCTCAATATCTACAGGCCAcagaaaacataataataataataataataataataataataataataatacagtttcTCTTCTGTCATTTTGCTCAGAATTTCAGATTCTGTTTCATTTCTTCAGGTTAGTTCAGACTGAACAGTAGTTTTAACACATGATCACACACTGCCCTCTTGTGGACACACACATTTTCTCCTTGATATTTTACTTGCAAATTATACTGACAGGAAAAACAACTATGgcaaacacaggaaaaaaaaaaagaagattattattttattggtgtttgtTAAAtcaagcatcactgttactattgctcatagttaTTTGATCAAACTTCTAACAGTAACAATCATGCcgcggtccaaatcactgagatcacat
It includes:
- the c1qtnf6b gene encoding complement C1q tumor necrosis factor-related protein 1; the protein is MFGVFVPVLLLLLPVASVSSPSRPPPRYCRRCCDHLDLPINPASPPAAYQTPEIRTVINMTILKGEKGDRGDRGTPGKAGVDGPPGFRGVTGPKGSKGESGAPGDPCKIQQSLFSVGRRKALHSADYYQTLVFDTVFVNLGEHFNMFKGKFYCFVAGVYFFNINIHTWNFKETYLHLMHNDRAQVILYAQPSDRSIMQSQSVMLPLELNDEVWVRLYKRERDNAIYSDNADIYITFNGHLVAPKV